The following coding sequences are from one Ooceraea biroi isolate clonal line C1 chromosome 5, Obir_v5.4, whole genome shotgun sequence window:
- the LOC105280963 gene encoding uncharacterized protein LOC105280963 isoform X1 encodes MEDEDGENKHVDMWNILEDQQLKDTTLSNSLKHSIDNVYTDELEEEKHLIRYNSILAKDTPGKNTVTTGPKLTFKGYKKRLLAQAREVHPAGVPRNSAQLELQQLTHPNAKGGKDKKAEGKRERKITEYAQYLGLQPSARYKCSKCHTWLNGPNSKTSCACNSNMTPMPSTSESSTSVPHASNFKITRKVYLCSACGTYFENWNLFLHMRDIHKRHICLFCLGMFGQAERLSYHLLKNHNVPEMTFTSIENFYSVFKGSCYLVCCNCEKVFSETDNFYNHYCVPALKEDATDTAASTCTLCRQTGTHASTCNFALLTDTDKESYGATVPLAVADATRVDDASPAAVPPTEKTTNFGGKGLPRKTIKHNRTRHGADGVQNPRQQKSSTFTRKFATKARCGETQPTQPECDTDAQREIANNLPRDTVTETIMEVSRYTGGDTSDENDENDEQALNKDVHSRDRGSEDKSPAQTHQLDRNEPYDSVTETIMEVSRYTGEEDKNEREDSMSTPSDIRALPHVTEKMDTQEVHDKSDICATRATSSRAPSPVQWEANESATTDTRANATCESGMEFESQSYSPQDVQSPGSGVSRSLFSPQHELHSSNEPQSNEKECVIQEDDKEERKPAVTNAAESQASVSFNAVAPSDRSSDRSSDRSLVIKICNRNSQFSVATTIVNRDSEENNNADRSTSKEKISNGSGGEMDIVEDDQANELDDSDSDSDKLAVVDSNPEGDEEAEDGEEVEEAEETENRSDYAGHEVQEENNGIEIGTETDGIFTIGSTMPDGDAAEKLDNNGTQETTGNVANDQTKNHTVGDDGITLADKSQPCMDLNVEGTLDSMELEDLLKRCIDVTSPSCVYCNHARYIAVNGKQLGLHMLAEHRFQPQHPAIIIHTDQFITRVKRSLDDLESHYFNLNTYNSTRSTYNVPDVLIYECFHCRFYSAVHKELYLHNRKMHQKTIVICVMCKSNFYSYSELLCHLCPGIYSETGALRYRCCLCSVNSLPSSFRLMVHLRKRHHACDVCLESTGNQQRLSNHVWKHKLHHLCYRCGIAYRNKPDITKHLFWKHGTESVLCRKCLQKKWPHIYHFCIPPTAFVCEECSCSFGRAVALKVHKRLHSGDLPHGCDECTERFISRKLLAKHRARHREPETEDEHINVTDVIDSPLTGEREEKLDKEKMQRTTLTDGSAAAGTAIEATSKDAKETVKKVVDVYDLPPLNLSSESDTDSEEEKPSLEKPTEKDKVGEDATEKNETGEGAVAVDDDDDAAAMTTDIVEVERNEEEKKQEARIMDGIWDNFKTYAASLDVEESAKNVALKESVPETDAAYLRSIVLADHDYWVIYSDKEKSEDQATSNDAKKEQENSIEKSGRSPSPGSPGRNTGCDSDANKRKTKSPKKKKRSGSASSTSDSSSDTDSSSCSCGTNCSCSSSSSDSSSSSSSSSDSDSSTSESSPRKTTSRKERNKKERETARENKSQSVEPVESKEIMVENGPVVPEVTSEPPMPPAKLLLRESDLETEETETDEDFYDEYPQLLANKVMEEKRNLLLLAAVAPASTPAMEPPTPPVPPALPLNNGVLDAETTLSEPIAAVTVENQQTQQQKRKTKAKKRRRAERGSGKRNVIATTSTPESIKLNIPKAFYQKNPGFAASSPVTLQPPGSRSSTPSLLPAAMHNDHHHHHHHHGTNAGVPEMVQQQASSITGVLNQNSSSETENKRVSKRKRVPKRFYGDSSDDEPQEKQVFTGRWRKTETVAASVTPVVSALPPSPLLTTMPSPLVNPKSAPSKPSFGGKTTTPAYTRSVQVTEQPTGQKPTPATTDTLPITATPASATESEDAVESSSDNSESEVEDTANQSKMGYNNLTPMTTMTTTATASVPVPVDAPSATNRPAKIYCYCQCPYDEVSEMIACDGEDCRIEWFHFECVGIMVPPKGKWYCPDCRKKHGIVQNDEYCE; translated from the coding sequence ATGGAAGATGAGGATGGAGAAAATAAACATGTAGACATGTGGAACATCTTGGAAGACCAGCAACTCAAGGATACCACATTGAGCAATTCGTTGAAACATTCCATTGATAACGTATACACGGACGAGCTTGAAGAGGAGAAACACTTGATACGCTACAACTCAATCTTGGCAAAAGATACACCAGGTAAAAATACCGTTACGACAGGGCCGAAGCTCACATTCAAGGGTTACAAGAAACGTCTCTTAGCCCAAGCACGCGAGGTCCATCCCGCCGGAGTGCCAAGGAACAGTGCACAGCTGGAACTGCAACAATTGACGCATCCCAATGCGAAGGGTGGCAAGGATAAGAAGGCAGAGGGGAAGCGGGAGCGTAAGATAACAGAGTATGCCCAGTATCTGGGTCTTCAACCGTCAGCACGATATAAATGCTCCAAGTGTCACACGTGGTTGAACGGCCCGAACTCAAAAACCTCGTGCGCTTGTAACTCCAACATGACGCCAATGCCTAGCACCTCCGAGTCGAGTACTTCGGTGCCGCACGCCAGCAACTTCAAGATCACGAGGAAGGTTTACCTGTGCTCGGCGTGTGGCACGTACTTCGAGAACTGGAATCTATTTTTACACATGAGGGACATACACAAGCGTCACATATGCCTCTTCTGCCTGGGCATGTTCGGCCAGGCAGAGAGGCTGTCGTACCACCTGCTGAAGAACCACAACGTACCAGAGATGACGTTTACCTCGATAGAGAATTTTTACAGTGTTTTCAAGGGCTCGTGCTACTTGGTCTGCTGCAACTGCGAGAAGGTCTTCTCTGAAACTGACAATTTTTACAATCATTACTGCGTACCGGCATTAAAGGAGGACGCGACTGACACGGCTGCGTCGACGTGTACTTTATGCAGGCAGACCGGCACGCACGCGAGTACCTGTAATTTCGCGCTATTGACAGATACAGATAAGGAATCGTATGGCGCCACGGTGCCGCTTGCGGTTGCCGATGCGACGCGCGTAGACGATGCGTCACCGGCGGCTGTTCCTCCAACGGAGAAAACTACGAATTTCGGCGGTAAGGGATTACCGAGAAAAACAATCAAGCACAACAGGACTAGACACGGAGCGGATGGTGTACAGAATCCTCGCCAACAAAAATCGAGCACGTTTACGAGGAAATTTGCTACGAAAGCTCGATGTGGTGAGACTCAACCGACTCAACCGGAGTGCGATACCGATGCCCAAAGAGAAATTGCGAATAACTTGCCTAGAGATACAGTCACCGAGACGATAATGGAAGTGTCCAGGTACACGGGCGGTGACACGTCCGATGAGAACGATGAGAACGACGAACAGGCGTTGAATAAAGATGTGCACAGTCGCGACAGGGGATCGGAGGACAAATCACCGGCACAAACTCATCAGCTCGATCGCAACGAGCCTTACGACAGCGTGACCGAGACTATCATGGAAGTATCGCGCTATACAGGAGAAGAGGACAAGAATGAGAGGGAAGATTCGATGAGTACCCCGTCGGACATACGTGCGTTGCCGCATGTAACCGAGAAGATGGATACCCAGGAGGTACACGATAAGAGCGACATTTGTGCGACGCGCGCAACCAGTTCGAGAGCACCTAGTCCAGTACAGTGGGAAGCTAATGAGAGCGCAACGACGGATACGAGAGCAAATGCCACCTGCGAATCAGGAATGGAATTTGAATCACAATCGTACAGTCCGCAGGATGTGCAAAGTCCCGGTTCCGGTGTCAGCCGATCGCTCTTCAGTCCGCAACACGAGCTGCACTCGTCTAATGAACCGCAGTCTAATGAGAAAGAATGTGTCATTCAGGAGGATGATAAGGAGGAAAGAAAGCCTGCCGTGACAAACGCTGCTGAATCTCAAGCCTCGGTCTCGTTCAACGCTGTCGCCCCTTCCGATAGAAGTTCTGATAGAAGTTCCGATAGAAGTTTAGTCATCAAGATCTGCAATAGAAACTCGCAGTTCAGCGTCGCGACCACGATCGTGAACAGGGACTCCGAGGAGAACAATAACGCGGATCGGTCGACGTCGAaggaaaaaatatcaaacggTTCGGGAGGGGAGATGGACATTGTCGAGGACGATCAGGCGAACGAACTGGACGATAGCGACTCCGACAGCGACAAACTGGCGGTGGTGGATAGTAATCCGGAGGGAGATGAGGAGGCCGAGGACGGCGAAGAAGTCGAGGAAGCTGAAGAAACCGAAAACAGGAGTGATTATGCAGGCCATGAGGTTCAAGAGGAGAATAACGGGATTGAAATCGGGACGGAAACCGATGGGATATTTACTATTGGAAGCACGATGCCGGATGGCGACGCGGCCGAGAAACTCGATAACAACGGGACGCAAGAAACGACAGGGAACGTTGCGAATGATCAGACGAAGAATCATACAGTCGGTGACGACGGTATCACGTTGGCCGATAAGAGCCAACCGTGCATGGATCTGAATGTCGAGGGTACTCTAGATAGCATGGAACTAGAGGATCTATTGAAACGCTGTATAGACGTAACCAGTCCCAGCTGCGTGTATTGCAATCACGCGCGCTACATCGCCGTCAACGGCAAGCAATTGGGTCTACACATGTTGGCGGAACATCGCTTCCAGCCGCAGCATCCCGCGATAATCATACATACGGACCAGTTCATAACGCGAGTGAAGCGTTCCCTGGACGATCTCGAATCGCATTACTTTAATTTGAATACATACAACAGTACGCGTAGCACGTATAATGTACCGGATGTGCTCATATACGAGTGCTTTCACTGTAGATTTTATTCTGCCGTACACAAAGAACTGTATCTGCACAATCGGAAGATGCATCAAAAGACCATAGTAATTTGCGTGATGTGTAAATCGAATTTCTATAGTTACAGCGAACTGCTGTGTCATCTGTGTCCAGGTATTTATTCCGAGACTGGAGCGTTGCGTTATAGATGCTGTCTTTGCTCGGTAAACAGTCTGCCATCGTCGTTTCGACTGATGGTACATCTGCGCAAACGCCACCATGCTTGCGACGTCTGTCTCGAGTCCACTGGCAATCAGCAACGTCTATCGAACCACGTGTGGAAGCACAAGCTTCATCATCTGTGTTATAGATGCGGCATCGCGTACCGCAACAAACCCGACATCACGAAGCATCTGTTTTGGAAGCACGGCACGGAGAGTGTGCTGTGTCGGAAGTGCTTGCAGAAAAAGTGGCCGCACATCTATCACTTTTGCATACCGCCCACGGCGTTCGTCTGTGAAGAATGCAGCTGCAGTTTTGGTCGCGCGGTCGCGCTCAAGGTCCATAAAAGGTTACATTCCGGCGACCTGCCACATGGTTGCGACGAATGCACGGAACGCTTCATATCGCGAAAACTTCTAGCCAAGCATCGGGCGAGACACAGAGAACCCGAGACGGAGGACGAGCATATAAACGTGACGGACGTGATCGACTCTCCATTGActggagagagggaggagaaaTTGGATAAGGAGAAAATGCAGAGAACAACATTGACCGATGGGAGTGCAGCGGCGGGAACCGCGATCGAAGCCACGTCAAAAGACGCCAAAGAGACTGTGAAAAAAGTAGTCGATGTTTACGACCTGCCACCGCTCAATCTATCGTCTGAGAGCGACACGGATAGCGAGGAAGAGAAGCCTTCCTTGGAAAAACCAACAGAAAAGGACAAAGTTGGCGAGGATGCTACTGAAAAAAATGAGACCGGTGAAGGAGCTGTTGcagtcgatgacgacgatgatgctGCTGCAATGACCACTGATATAGTCGAGGTGGAACGgaacgaggaagagaagaaacaGGAGGCGCGCATTATGGATGGTATATGGGACAACTTTAAAACGTACGCCGCCAGTTTGGACGTGGAAGAATCCGCCAAGAATGTCGCATTGAAGGAAAGCGTGCCCGAGACTGACGCCGCGTACTTGAGGAGTATCGTGTTGGCCGACCATGATTATTGGGTGATATACTCTGACAAGGAGAAGAGCGAGGATCAGGCGACTTCCAACGACGCGAAGAAAGAACAGGAGAACAGTATCGAAAAGTCCGGGAGAAGTCCGTCGCCCGGTAGTCCGGGCCGCAACACAGGATGCGACAGTGACGCGAACAAGCGGAAGACAAAGTCTcctaaaaagaagaaacgcaGCGGCAGCGCATCGTCGACGAGTGACTCGTCGAGCGACACTGATTCGAGCAGTTGCTCGTGTGGCACCAACTGCAGCTGTAGTAGCTCCTCGTCCGACAGCTCATCCAGTTCCAGCAGCAGTTCCGACTCGGACAGCTCCACATCCGAGAGCTCACCCAGGAAGACCACCAGCCGAAAGGAACGAaacaagaaggagagagaaaccgCGCGGGAGAACAAGTCGCAATCCGTTGAGCCAGTTGAAAGCAAGGAGATTATGGTGGAAAACGGCCCCGTGGTTCCCGAGGTGACGAGTGAACCTCCGATGCCTCCCGCGAAACTGTTACTGCGGGAATCTGACTTGGAGACTGAGGAGACCGAGACGGATGAAGACTTTTATGATGAATATCCGCAGCTACTTGCTAATAAAGTGATGGAAGAGAAGCGTAATTTGCTGTTGTTGGCTGCTGTGGCACCGGCATCGACGCCGGCGATGGAACCACCGACGCCACCGGTGCCACCAGCGCTGCCGTTAAATAATGGCGTTCTAGACGCAGAAACAACGTTGTCCGAACCGATTGCTGCGGTGACTGTAGAAAATCAGCAAACGCAGcagcaaaagagaaaaacgaagGCGAAGAAACGACGAAGGGCTGAGAGAGGTAGCGGCAAGCGTAACGTAATCGCTACAACATCTACCCCTGAGTCGATCAAGCTAAACATTCCTAAGGCGTTTTATCAGAAGAATCCGGGATTCGCCGCATCGTCGCCGGTGACGTTGCAGCCTCCTGGCAGCAGATCCTCGACGCCAAGTTTGCTGCCGGCAGCGATGCACAatgatcatcatcatcatcatcatcatcacggTACGAACGCTGGCGTGCCAGAGATGGTACAGCAGCAAGCATCGTCGATTACCGGCGTGCTAAATCAGAACAGCAGCTCGGAAACTGAGAATAAGAGAGTCTCGAAGAGGAAACGTGTACCGAAACGCTTCTACGGCGATTCGAGCGATGACGAGCCGCAGGAGAAGCAAGTATTCACCGGAAGGTGGCGGAAAACTGAAACAGTTGCTGCGAGCGTGACACCAGTGGTTTCCGCGCTGCCACCATCGCCGCTGCTCACGACGATGCCATCACCGCTGGTGAATCCCAAATCTGCGCCGTCGAAACCGTCCTTCGGCGGTAAAACCACTACACCGGCATACACTCGATCCGTTCAGGTAACGGAGCAGCCGACCGGTCAGAAACCAACACCGGCAACGACCGATACGTTGCCGATCACCGCTACACCGGCGTCTGCCACCGAGTCGGAGGATGCCGTTGAGAGTAGCAGTGATAATAGCGAGTCCGAGGTGGAAGATACCGCGAACCAGTCAAAGATGGGCTACAACAACCTGACgccgatgacgacgatgacaaccACCGCGACCGCTTCCGTTCCCGTTCCCGTTGACGCACCATCAGCCACGAATCGACCTGCGAAGATCTATTGCTACTGTCAATGCCCGTACGACGAGGTTTCAGAGATGATAGCCTGCGACGGCGAAGACTGCCGCATCGAATGGTTCCACTTTGAGTGTGTCGGTATAATGGTGCCACCCAAGGGCAAATGGTATTGTCCGGATTGTCGGAAGAAGCACGGTATCGTGCAGAACGACGAGTATTGCGAATGA